A window of Macaca mulatta isolate MMU2019108-1 chromosome 7, T2T-MMU8v2.0, whole genome shotgun sequence genomic DNA:
AGCTAGGAGGAAAGGGCAAGGTCTGATCCTGTACGTACATACCACAGAGTCCGTGGATTCAGGAGACCCAGGGCCAGGTCCCAGCTCTGCAGCTGCTCAGTATGTGACTGTGGTTAAGTCATCTCCCTGGACTCTCCATGCACTTTGCATGCTGCGTGAAACTTCTAGAATGAGCCTGGACCCTGGCTGGCCTCATACTTGCTGTGTAGGTTGCAGACCCCAAGTGCTTCTACAAGGTGCTTTGTTTCTTCTCATAACAGTGGCACAGGCTGGCCACGTGCTCTGGGGGTAGAATGGAGTAGCTCTGGAGGTAGCAGTTGGGAGCTGGCCTTGGGTTCCTGGTCGACAGGGCAGGGTACACCATAGGGTCACAGGGCCTGGCCCCTTCTCTAGCAGCCGTTGGCCCACAGGCTGCCCAGCTGCCCACCCACAACCCGTACCTTTGGGTAGCCCCAGCTGCTGCAGTTCACTGGAGAAGCATCTGCCATCGACACTGTGCTTGGCCACACTGGAGAGGACGAAACTCAGCACTGCCACTGTGGCCTTCACATCGCCTAACTCTGAAGGACCCATGAGTGGGACAGGGGGTGTCACTGTGGGCCCAGCCACCTCCCTGTTGCCCTCTTAACTTCAGCTCAAAGCTCCCATGCACCCTGGAGACACAGGCACTGCTACTGCTACACCAGGAGCTGGCAGAGAACAGGAAGGTGGGACTGTCAATGTCTTTCTTTCCCTCATGCTTCTCCACTAGGGAAGGTAAGTTAAGGATGCTGCTGGGAGCGGTGGGGGGGCCTCTGTACCAGGCACCAGGCCGAGGTCCCAGGGTTGCCTGGGGCCTGTGGACTCAGCAGAGTACTCACCAAACTTGGCATCAGCCGTGAGCTTCAGGATCTTTTCACACTGTAGAGAAAGGAGACCTTTAGGGGGTGTCAGGGCCCTGTTCACCAGCCACTCAACCACAGCCTGGATCCTGTGATAAGGAACAGACAGGCTGGAAAGAAGTATGGGAGGTGCCCAGAGAGGTTGAGAGGCTGATTCACCCATCTCCCTGGGCCTAGTGCAGAGTTTCAGGGCACTGGGGGTCATAAGGTCATAGGACAATGGAGTGCTGGGTCTTGTACTCATATCAATCCCCCATTACAGTAGCTCCTTTAGTTCCTGGCTGCAGAGCAGCCACAACTTCACAGAGGACTGCAAGGGAAGTCCTTACATCAGCCAGGCTGGTGACCCTCACACCTCCTTCCTGGGGACTGGCTCAGAGCAGGCCAGCCGCTGATCAAGGTCACAAAGCATGGTAGCACAGGCTGAGAGCACTGAGGCCCTAACCCCAGAGAAACCTCACCATCATCTAAACCCACAATCCCCAGCCCAGCGCCCCTCCTCCACCCAGAGTAGACCCTGTGCACTCAACCATCTTGGCCAGCGTGCTGATCTCAGCCAGGACCCAGTCGCAATGGTCCAGATCACCACAGAGCTGGAACCTCtgcaagggagggaggcaggtaaTCAGGTTGGAGGGAGGGCTGAGGTGTGGCCAGGATCCGTGTGTCTCCCACACTGCTGCCCAGCAGGGACCCCTGGTCCCCGTCATAGATGGATACCCTCTGGCCTCTTGTTCTCCCCTATCACCAGGCTGTTGAGTGAACTCTCTCCTGACCCACCCTGCCACCAAACCCTGCTCTGAGGTCTACTCCAGGCATTCGTCTGCTCAGCA
This region includes:
- the LOC114679448 gene encoding uncharacterized protein LOC114679448 isoform X1; this translates as MAEERVAMSSSNSSSLHAPQSWYQELEVALDSSSATINQLNENVESLYRRIQGSDQPLAIFLAAYWRVGAGSLCCLHAAAGRGQGDEGGHLDTEEEEVPQPMSSILEDLESREAMRFQLCGDLDHCDWVLAEISTLAKMCEKILKLTADAKFELGDVKATVAVLSFVLSSVAKHSVDGRCFSSELQQLGLPKGTQGQLPTATSRATPFYPQSTWPACATVMRRNKAPCRSTWGLQPTQQV